In Euphorbia lathyris chromosome 10, ddEupLath1.1, whole genome shotgun sequence, a single genomic region encodes these proteins:
- the LOC136209477 gene encoding uncharacterized protein, whose translation MAKLFIKQAEIYAEARPNYPQKLFQFISSKTPCKDLAWDVGTGSGQAAQSLAGIYKNVVATDTSLNQLEFATKLPNIKYNQTPPIIPMDKLEQYVSKQSTVDLVTIAQALHWFDLPTFYNQVKWVLKKPHGVIAAWCYTVPRVNLAVDSVFEPFYKIESGLYWDAARKWVDDKYEHIYFPFEAVEGSEGDENKFEIEREMSLDEFLRYLRSWSAYQTAKEKGVELLGEHVVDKFKVAWNQDGQFKKVVTFPVYLKIGKVGNI comes from the exons atggCAAAATTGTTCATAAAACAAGCAGAGATATATGCAGAAGCAAGGCCTAATTATCCACAAAAACTCTTTCAATTCATTTCCTCCAAAACTCCATGTAAAGATCTTGCCTGGGATGTCGGCACCGGAAGTGGTCAGGCTGCTCAATCT CTAGCAGGAATTTACAAGAATGTAGTAGCAACAGACACAAGCCTAAACCAGTTAGAATTTGCAACAAAACTCCCAAACATTAAATACAATCAAACTCCACCAATAATCCCAATGGATAAATTAGAACAATATGTCTCAAAACAATCAACCGTTGACTTAGTTACAATAGCTCAAGCCCTGCATTGGTTTGACCTCCCTACATTTTACAACCAAGTCAAATGGGTCCTAAAGAAGCCACATGGTGTCATTGCTGCTTGGTGTTACACCGTTCCGCGAGTCAACCTAGCCGTTGACTCGGTTTTCGAACCATTCTACAAAATCGAGTCAGGCCTGTATTGGGATGCAGCGCGGAAATGGGTTGACGACAAGTATGAACATATTTATTTTCCGTTCGAGGCGGTGGAGGGAAGTGAAGGTGATGAGAATAAGTTTGAAATTGAAAGGGAAATGAGTTTGGATGAGTTTTTGAGGTATTTAAGGTCATGGTCTGCTTATCAAACTGCTAAAGAAAAGGGTGTGGAGCTTTTGGGGGAACATGTTGTTGATAAGTTTAAGGTTGCTTGGAATCAAGATGGTCAGTTTAAAAAAGTTGTTACATTTCCTGTTTATTTGAAGATTGGAAAGGTTGGGAATATTTAA